From a single Oreochromis niloticus isolate F11D_XX linkage group LG4, O_niloticus_UMD_NMBU, whole genome shotgun sequence genomic region:
- the LOC109199917 gene encoding uncharacterized protein LOC109199917, whose amino-acid sequence MGASGGSWLQLKTLEEPFCRPSNDSAVVHPQLESSNAPGPSRPAVSTGIPYRSVPLPSVPQAHATRSHFVRKNKTCKHYTKDVVCLPLSSASTFLIPRGDSRAKLAQDGLIGKISFTSDWSEAQLREEIAAIFRRTFALSTGQTFPFEYLSTIRGCKRLMKPNVSSSFLWGGQEVGSICSTTCLYIMAGIEKPAQEEPEELSDSDFESPVCRRRRALFFWRKMKLLKRQFSVAS is encoded by the exons ATGGGGGCCAGCGGGGGGAGCTGGCTCCAG CTGAAAACATTGGAAGAGCCGTTTTGTCGGCCATCCAACGATTCAGCGGTAGTGCACCCTCAACTG GAATCCAGCAATGCACCTGGACCAAGTAGACCTGCCGTCTCCACTGGGATACCGTACCGCTCG GTTCCTCTTCCATCAGTTCCTCAAGCTCATGCTACGCGCTCACATTTTGTGAGAAAAAACAAGACCTGCAAACACTATACAAAAGATGTCGTGTGCTTGCCCTTGTCTTCAGCATCAACGTTTCTCATACCGAGAGGAGATTCAAGAGCAAAACTAGCACAAGATGGCCTTATTGGGAAGATCTCCTTTACATCTGACTGGTCTGAAGCACAACTTAGAGAAGAAATAGCAGCAATCTTCAGAAGAACATTTGCACTGTCAACTGGCCAGACATTCCCTTTTGAGTATTTGAGTACAATTAGAGGATGTAAACGACTAATGAAACCAAATGTTTCTAGCAGTTTTCTTTGGGGTGGCCAAGAAGTTGGCTCGATTTGTTCCACCACCTGCCTCTATATAATGGCAGGGATAGAAAAACCTGCACAG GAGGAACCAGAAGAGCTGTCTGATAGTGACTTTGAAAGTCCAGTCTGCCGGAGAAGACGAG CCCTATTTTTCTGGAGGAAGATGAAGCTCTTGAAGAGGCAATTCAGCGTAGCCTCCTAG